CGAGTTCATCACGCGGCGCCTTGCCTCCAAGTAGGCCGTAGCCTGTCGGGGCGGGAATCGGAAGGAGGGAGCGGGTATGCTCGCGCTCGCCTTCGGCCTGTCGGCCTGCGCCGCAGCCGTCCAGGACGGTCCGCGTTCGAGGGACCTTGTGCGCCGGCGGGCGGAGGAGTGGGCCCGGTAGGGAAGACCCTCACCGTCCCGTGCGACGGCTCAGAAGGAACGCCACGAGGTCATAGAACTCCGGCTCGGGAATCGTCTCGCCGAAGTTGGAAGGCATCGGCGAAAGGGACGAGAGCGCCCGCTGCTCGATCTCCCGCAGGGGAATCCGCGACTCCTTCTCGGCGGATTCCTGGAGGATGAGAACCTCTCCCTCCTCGCGGCGCACCAAGCCCGAAAGAACCCGTCCGTCCCGCGTCTTCACAAGCGTCGCCCGGAACGCCTGATCCACGTTCCGGTTCGGGTCGAGCACATCCTCCAGCACTCGTTCGAGGCCCCGGTTGCCGATCCCGTCCAGTTCGGGCCCGATCTTGGCCCCCTGGCCGCCGATCATGTGGCAGCCCGCGCAATGCCGGGCGAAGGACTGCGCTCCCCGCGCGGAGTCGCCCGGCGCGCGGAGATATCCCTTGCGCCGGGCCTCAAGGAGCGCCCCCAGCCGCTCGTCCTCCGGGGGAAGGGAAGCGGTAAGCTTCGCGCGCCGCGATTCGAGGTCCTGCGCCTTGAGCGCCCGAAAGCGCGCCTCCACCGATTTCTCCAGAAGAAGGCGGGGCGACGCCTTCCCTTGCTCGGCCGCCGCCAGAAGCGCTTCCGCCCCCTCGCGATTTGCGGCCAGGGCGCCCGCGATGGCGGCGGCGATTCCCTGGGGCGCCGTGGAGAGCGCGCGCACCAGCGCGTCGCGCGCCCCCGGCCGCCCCGTCGCGCCCAGGGCCGCGGCCGCCCGCCGGCGCAGATCCAGCCCCGCCGCCGAGTCCTTGAGAAGCCCCTCCAGGGAAGGGACAGATCCCTCGGGATCAATCGCGGCCAGCGCTTCCGCCGCCGCGCCCCGAACGTCCGGCGCGCGCGAGGCGTCCGTCGCGACGGCGGCCACGTCTCCCCGAAGCGCTTCGAGACGAAGCTCGCGGGCCAGCGTCAGAGCCTCCCCGGCGGCCCGCGCCTCCGATCCCGTGAGCGCCTTCCGAAGAACGTCCGCGGCCCAGGCCCGTTCCGCGTCCCCCAGAGCGCGCCCCCGCTCCTGGAACCCTCGGTGGAGCGCCCGCACCGCCGCCACGGACCCCGCCCGTTCCCGCGCCAGCGCCACAAGCGACGGGACGTCCTCTTCCGGCGCATAGCGGGCCGCGTGATGGAGGAGCTCATCGGACACCGTTCCGTGAGCGCGCAGAAGCGTCAGGAGCGCGCGGCCGGATTCGGGCGTCCGCACTCCGAGAAGCGCCGCCGATACGCGCCGCGCCCGAGCCGGCGAGTCCGTTCCCCGGGCGCTCGCCCAGGCCAGGACCTTCGGGTCCCGAAGATGGTTCCGCACGGACATCTTGACGACATGCGCAAGGAAGGGATCCGCGTCCGACGTTTCTTCCCAGAGCGCCAGGAGAGGATCGAGGTTCGCTTCTTCCGGGTGCAGGCCGAGCGCCTCCGCCGCGGCCCGCCGGACGAAGGGGTCCGCATCCCGGAGCATCCTTCGCGCGACCTCTCCTTCGAAGGTCCAGCGTCCGCGCTCGCCGATCGCGCGGGCCAGGTGGACGCGAACCGCGCGGTCGGGGTCCGCCGACAGGCGCGCGACCCGCTCTTCCGACAGCGCTCCCACGCGCTCCAGAACCCAGAGTCCGTGGGCCCGAAGCCAGGGGGAGGAGCCGTC
The genomic region above belongs to Planctomycetota bacterium and contains:
- a CDS encoding PVC-type heme-binding CxxCH protein; this translates as MRKLVLAVAAVWAAVPASAQDGHVARTDPLSPEEQLRRFRLPAGFRIQLVAAEPDVIKPMNLAFDDQGRLYVTQSVEYPFPAAPGSPGRDVVKRLEDFGPDGRARKVSRVVEGLNIPIGLLPRADALLVHSIPKIWICRDRDGDGRYEEREPLYGEFGYKDTHGMTNAFTPWVDGWIYACHGFANTSIVRGRDGHAITMRSGNTYRLRPDGSRVEAYTHGQVNPFGLCFDPLGNLYSADCHSRPAYLLLRGACYPTFEGTHDGLGLGPALMSHDHGSSAIAGIVYYAASHFPPPYRDTIFLGNVVTHRINHDRLEWKGSGARALEQPDFLTCEDPWFRPVDLKLGPDGALYIADFYNRIIGHYEVPLDHPGRDKTRGRIWRVIYEGPNGGPLRPAPDLSRASRETLFGFLADENLVLRVQATERLVGLGPAIAEPLWARMSADGSSPWLRAHGLWVLERVGALSEERVARLSADPDRAVRVHLARAIGERGRWTFEGEVARRMLRDADPFVRRAAAEALGLHPEEANLDPLLALWEETSDADPFLAHVVKMSVRNHLRDPKVLAWASARGTDSPARARRVSAALLGVRTPESGRALLTLLRAHGTVSDELLHHAARYAPEEDVPSLVALARERAGSVAAVRALHRGFQERGRALGDAERAWAADVLRKALTGSEARAAGEALTLARELRLEALRGDVAAVATDASRAPDVRGAAAEALAAIDPEGSVPSLEGLLKDSAAGLDLRRRAAAALGATGRPGARDALVRALSTAPQGIAAAIAGALAANREGAEALLAAAEQGKASPRLLLEKSVEARFRALKAQDLESRRAKLTASLPPEDERLGALLEARRKGYLRAPGDSARGAQSFARHCAGCHMIGGQGAKIGPELDGIGNRGLERVLEDVLDPNRNVDQAFRATLVKTRDGRVLSGLVRREEGEVLILQESAEKESRIPLREIEQRALSSLSPMPSNFGETIPEPEFYDLVAFLLSRRTGR